ACCCCGGCTGAAGCAGGCCGCGTTGCTGGGCCTCCCACAGGAGGGTGACGGGGTCCACGGGCGCACCTCTGCGGGCGAGGGTCGTCAGGCAGGCGAAGAGGGCGGCGTGCACGGGGACGGTGAAGTCGCTTTCGTGTAGCCAGCGCATCCGCGGCAGGTCGTCGGGGCGGGCGGTCGCTGCGGCCAGCAGCATCCGTTCCTCGTCTTCCGCCTCCGCCGGCGCCTCGGCTGTCGGGCCGGGTGCCGCCGGGGTTCGGGGCATCGACCCGGGGTGAGAGGGGAAGGCCGTGGCCAGCTCGTCGAGGTAGACGGCGAGCTGGTCGGCGCGGGCCAGTACCGTTCCGGCCGGGTCGGGCCCCGGGGTGCGGGCGGCCTGGGAGAGGAGCCCGGCGTGCTGGCGCAGGAGGCGGCGGGCGTGTCCGGAGCGGACCATCTGGGCATAGGCCGGGGCATGGGCGTCTGTGGGGCAGTTGCTGATGAGGATGTGCAGGTAGGCGGCTGTCAGGGCGCGGGTCTGGGCGGCGGCGAGGAGCTGGTTGGGCCATACCGGGCTGGTGCGGTGGACCTCGGGCGTGGGCGGGGAGACCGTGCGCATCGCCGCGAACAGGCTGCTGTGGGCGGCGCTGGCGAAGTGCTCGGGCTCGAGCGGGCCGATGGTCTTCAGGCGGTCGGGTACCAGGAGCAGGGCGCCGAGCAGGGCCTGCTCGGCGTAGTGGACCACAGGCAGGGGCGCCGGATCGCCGAGGGGCTCCTCCTCGGCTGCGGCGCGGGCGTGGTCGGCCATCACGCCGCCAGAACGAAGTCGTCGCGGTTGAGCATGCGTTCCACGTGCGGGGCAATCAAGTGCCCTGCGAGCAGCGGGGGGACGGCGTTGCCGATCTGGGAGAAGCGCTGGCCCTTGGTGCCCTGCCAGGGGTAGGACGCCGGGAAGGATTGCAGGATTCCGGCTTCCTCGGCGGTGATCCGGATGGCCGGCGCCGCGACGGAGCCCAGGGCCGTGGTGGAGCGGGTGGTCCAGATGCATTCGTTGGCGCGGTTGCCGAAGAACAAGGTGGCGGCCGGCTCGGTCACGGGGCGGACAGCCGCGTTCGCCTGGCTGTTGCTGCGCAGAACCCAGTCCGGACCGGCCGTGCAGCGCGGCGACGGCCGGGCCCCTTCCCGGCACCTGCACGGCGAGCTGGCCTTGGAGCTCCGGGAGGGTTCCATGCGGGGCGGGGGGCTCTGCCAGGCGCCGCGGTCGCGGGCGTCGGACAGCGTCTTACGGGAGCCGGACGGGAAGGGTTCGGGCCCGCCCCCGGGTCCGCCGCCGGCGCACACAGTGGGCACGGGCCCGTCCGTGCGTCCCCAGCCCAGGGCTTCGGCCATGGACACCCATCGCTGGCGGCCGGGCCCGAAGAGGGATTCCTGCTCGCCGAGTTTGGCGTGCGTGGGTTCGGGCGGGGCGGCCCGACGGGTGCGGGAGGCGATCAGGATCGCCCTCCTCCTGGTCTGCGGTACGCCGTAGTCGGCCGCGTTCAGGATGCCGCTCCAGGTGGAGAACCCCCAGGTGCGCAGCACGGCGGCGTACTGCTTCCACAGCGGTGCGACGTCGGGCACCTCCTCCATCAGCACCCACTCCGGCTCGCCCACGGTGTGGAGAGCGTGGAGGTATCGCATTGGCTCGGCGGCCAGTAGCGACCGCGGGTCCTGGCAGGCGGCAAGCAGCTGGGGCCGGGTGTCGCGGCCGACCGCGAGGTCGGCAACGGCCTGGTGGACAAGGGGCTGGTCGACAAGCCCGAGACGTTTGCCGGCCATGCTCCATGCCTGGCAGGGCGGGCTCGCTATCAGCCCGCGGGTCCGCCCCACGAAGGGTCGGACCGGGTACAGCGCGACGTCGGTACGGATCGTGGTCTGCCC
Above is a genomic segment from Streptomyces sp. NBC_01233 containing:
- a CDS encoding DnaB-like helicase N-terminal domain-containing protein, with amino-acid sequence MADHARAAAEEEPLGDPAPLPVVHYAEQALLGALLLVPDRLKTIGPLEPEHFASAAHSSLFAAMRTVSPPTPEVHRTSPVWPNQLLAAAQTRALTAAYLHILISNCPTDAHAPAYAQMVRSGHARRLLRQHAGLLSQAARTPGPDPAGTVLARADQLAVYLDELATAFPSHPGSMPRTPAAPGPTAEAPAEAEDEERMLLAAATARPDDLPRMRWLHESDFTVPVHAALFACLTTLARRGAPVDPVTLLWEAQQRGLLQPGFGPDEVLDLVSHPAGAPEHWGQKILQRALLSQAVTVAARIATLTSDEATSVHQLATGSRRALSALSSVRTRWHHATNDPGEKPPSRPSAAPRTPAVRAGPAARTPARPGR
- a CDS encoding DNA cytosine methyltransferase, which gives rise to MRDLIVDLFAGPGGWGHALHVLGVRDVGLEWDEWACKTRAAAGQTTIRTDVALYPVRPFVGRTRGLIASPPCQAWSMAGKRLGLVDQPLVHQAVADLAVGRDTRPQLLAACQDPRSLLAAEPMRYLHALHTVGEPEWVLMEEVPDVAPLWKQYAAVLRTWGFSTWSGILNAADYGVPQTRRRAILIASRTRRAAPPEPTHAKLGEQESLFGPGRQRWVSMAEALGWGRTDGPVPTVCAGGGPGGGPEPFPSGSRKTLSDARDRGAWQSPPPRMEPSRSSKASSPCRCREGARPSPRCTAGPDWVLRSNSQANAAVRPVTEPAATLFFGNRANECIWTTRSTTALGSVAAPAIRITAEEAGILQSFPASYPWQGTKGQRFSQIGNAVPPLLAGHLIAPHVERMLNRDDFVLAA